The genome window ATCGATTCAGCCTTTCCATAATATCGTCTTTTAAATTGATTCCTGTGTCGCCGGCATATGGTGACCATTCTACCGCATTCTAAACTGACATTCATGGCTTGATGGCTGAGATCCTGTTGTATATGAATTGATACCTGTCGAGTCTTCAATTGTTTGGTTAGTAGATCGTCACTATAGTCAAGCTCTGTAAGTTAAACCAGACAAGACGGCATTATTACACGCCAAACATGGGTTAATTAAATTGTTTTATACTCTCGTAATTATTGCTGAGAGTAAATCACTTATCATGAGTTATATAGCcattatagttataattacttatattttttaagCTACTTTTAACCTTAAAAACTAAAGTTTTAGTTACATCCACTTGGAAGAGACTTAATCGCCTTTAACTCAACTAAATCATAGGATATTGCCTGCCGTAGTCAGATTGGATAACAGATTTACTCACtacaacatcaccaagaaatACATCCATGTTGGCGATGCGGCGTAAGCCACTGTAGACGCCGACAATCAGCACAAGTCTCAGGCCAACGTAGCTTGTTCGCATGGTGGCTGTTGCCGCCGCTACGTTGTTTGTACCCATACTGGGGAGGACAGATAAAATAACATTGTGTTTTCTAATACGCCCTGTGATGTACGCATTCGTATCTCCATCTGTTTGGCCGTAAGGATCGATCGCCTTGTCCCAGAATTGATCGAAGAGCAAGGTGACGGTATCAGCCTCACGAGGCAGAGCACATACTATCGCAGCCCGAAAGCTGCTCCGGTCGGTAGGCGGCTATGTTGCTAATATCTTGCCTGTCGTGGTTTGCATGAAAAATAAAGGTTGGGATGGTGTCACAGGgtaggcatgatcttcacggTCTCATTGCCGAAGGTGTGGGGTAATAGCCTAGGGTAAGGGATTggttgaagatcttggtgaGATGATCCCTGATCCAGGGTGAGGCGATTTGGAGTGCTCTGTTTGTGATTCTATCTGGCCCTGGAGTCTTAAGTTGGGCTGATTCTTTGATAGCCTCTTCTACTTCCCTTGTCGTTATCGTTGGCATAGTGATGGGAACAGGAAAGCTAGTATCTTCTATATCGCTAAGATCTATGTCAGGAGGTGAAGGGAAGAATATCTTTCTGAAGAGTTCTGCCTTTTCGCTTAGACTATTCGCTTATTGCTAGGTTGCTGGATTGACCAGCATGAGTGTTGTATTCGGACTTTGGTTATGCTTATTTTGGGCCCATTTCGCTATCCGCCGGAGGGAtgctggagaagatggacgACTTACCTTCCTTGGGTGCTGTGCCTCCAGGACTTGAAGCCTTTCACGGACAAGTTGACTCGGGTAACGTTCAAAGCTCAAATCTGACCCTCAGCGCACACGGCAAGTTCTGGTTGCTCCTCAAGACACTCGATTATTGTCCGCGCCAGTGTCGATGGGACAGCGAACATCCCACACCGCTCAGCTGGGGCTTTTGTCTCCTTTTTGCCTTTATAAAGCCTCTCTACGATATTATTGATCTTTGTCTCTAGACTGACGATTAACAGTCAGGAGCGTTCACCGTTGGAAAGTTATACTACAACCATCTAATCCTTAATATTTTGGCTGAAGACTTCGATATTGGCCTAGAGAAAGCTAGTCAAATCCCTACACTGATGCAGGCTGGCTATGCCACGGGCTTGTTACTCTGCCCCGTGGGAGACATCGTACGTCTCCGACCCTTCGTATTGTTGCTCGTTTTTGTGACGGTGAACATGGTAAGTGACTAGTTCCCCGCCCGTAAGAGTATCCCTAACATTTCAAAGGGGCTTGGCCTATATATCACAACATAGTTTAGCACATTCCAGGCCTTGTACTTTCTGGTAGCCCTGACTACCGTAACTCCTCAAGTCATACTGCCGCTTGTGGCCCAACTCGCCGCTTTTTTCGTTGTGCGACCATGATTTCAATTGTTTCCGGCGGCCTCTTCATGAGTATACTCCTCGCACGGATTATCTCTGGGGTTATCACCCAGTACGAAAGTTGGCGAATCGTGTATTGGATCTCTTTCGGCCTACAGTATCTTATGCTGATCATGCTCTTTTTATTCCTCCCCGACTACCCTCCGGCCCACTCGTCTGGTCACATCACCTATTTCAAGATTATTTATACCATCGTTAAGATTCCCGTATGACAACCACTTCTCGTGCAAACGAGCATGATGGCTTTCTTCGTTGGCGCCGCAATTGTCTCGTACTGGACCGTTCTCACCTTCTTGCTATCATCGTCCATCTTCAACCTATCCACATTGGCAATCGGACCTTTCGCCCTCGTTGGAATGCCGCAGTTTCTCATCAATCCTGTCCTCTCAAGCTTCATCACCGACCGCTACCACCCGGCGTACAGTGCAATCATCGCCATTATGATTGGCATAGCCGGCGTTCTGATAGGCACCTTCGTTGGAACCTTCTCCCTTGCAGGTCCTATCATCCAAGGTCTCCTCGTGGATCTCTGCTTGTCATGTCGCAGAGAGCTAACCACGCGCAACTCCCCGCCGTCGAGCCCTCAGCCAGAAATCGCGTAAACACGGTATACACTGTTGCTACATTCTGCGGTATGCTAATGGGTACTGCCGTCGGGAACCACCTATATGCATAAGAAGGGTGACACTATAGCAGCGCAGCGAGCATTGCCTTCTTGGGCGTCGCTTTAGTGCTTGCAGTTGTCCGTGGACCAAATGAAACAGGATGGATCGGTTGGAGAGGTGACTGGAGCTGTAAAATGGAGTGTCCAGCGTTGGTAGAGCTAGAGCAAGTGTAACGGCCACTTTAAATGACAACCAAGCGTTGCGGAATGAGACACGTTGACACGGGATGGCCAGCTAGGGCAGAAAGGGGATTGGATAGTGGCAGCATTTAGCACGGTGCAGAGCGAGAAATTGATTATAGAGGGGGATATATTCACATTCATAAGTGGCAAAGATGAATTGTATACATGATAAGAGGACATAGAGGACAAGAATGCATATGAAAACACGCGCTCTAGGAGTTTTCATCAGTTGAAAGAGCGACACTGGCTGATATAAAGGTCATGCATAGACAACAGATGGAAACTTGTCGATACCCTCCGGTTGTCCAATAAGATTGTCCGCCAGCTGGGGCTTCAATTATCTACTTAGTACCATAGCGTATTCTAGGACAGCTGCCCATGTCTTCTTTAAATCCGTTCAGAGAGCTGCCACCAATGGACGAACGATCAATCGGAACTTTCTACCGCGAGGACCAGAGTATTAAAGACAAATCCAACATTGCCAAACAGAGGCCGCCAACACAGCAATGAGTCTGTGTTACTACGTCAGTATGCTTGGCTAACTATAAGAATTCTGGGTATTGTGGACTGATACACTCTCTCAAATTTAATGAAGAGATCCTCTCAGCCAATAGTGCCGCCCTCATTTTATCAGCCCTTCAACTCATGGGTGCGAAAGATGAGGCGAGGCTCATGGAGAAGCAACTTTTTCAGTTTGATAGTGCATCAGTAAATCTATCATTGTAGCTGACGGCCGATGGTAGTTAGGCTATCCAGGAAAACACAGCATTCTTCATCGCGTGATATCAGCACTTGTATTTCTATTCAAGTAAGTTTGTTGTCTAATGGCTGCCACTGGTGGCTGCTTTCAACGCTAGTCGAAACAAAGATGTTGGCATCGTGGGCCCTCCCTCAGACGAAGTAGCCTGCGATGTGCTATAACTGCGGCGAATGGTTAAGTGGAGTAACAACCTAACACTTTCCGAGAGCGGCTATCATGGTAGGAGATCAGCAACGAACACACGTTACCAGCAGCGTGTAAGAGAATATACGAACCTTTAGTGCATCGGCCGTCGGTGTAGGCGCCAGACACGTAGCAATACCCTTCAGCATGCGGGAGGCGGTCCCAAGTGCTACAAGACCACGACCATCAGACACGTCATGCCGTTGTCGACAGGTTAATAGTAACTCACCAGTTGCCTTCATGACAAGTTCCCTTCTTGTAGCAATCAAACTTGTACTCCTGGCCCTTGTACACCGAGTACTTGATCGGATAGTTGGTGCCAGGTCCACTGCGGCAGAAGGCGCGGTTCGAGACGTTGACGATCTTGCATTTCCTGGTGGAGCGTGCAAAGAGGTCACGACCCACTAAATCAGCTTCGCTCTGATCGAGGCTCAAGGGCCCAGTTCCTGTGGCATGTTCGTCTCTTCCGATGCCAACAGGGCCAGAGTCTGCGACTGGCGAAGCGAGGACGCCGGAGAGGGGAAGGAGCAAGGCAATAACGGCAGAGAACTTCATTTTGAAAAATGTGAAGGAAGCAGAGTGTAGCTTGGGATGGTGCTTAAGCgaggatggagatggaggttTTCTGGGGCATTGCTCTCCTTTTCTACCTGACTTCGCCAGCTTCTACTGTCCTTCCAGGTGAGATTTTTTACAAATACTCCAATGTAAGCTCGGAACCATTATTGCCCCGTGGTTGCAGCAACTGAAATAATACAGCCGCGCAAATAAGGTCACCAACAAACATATGGCTGCCAGGGTTTGCAACTCAAGCCCGGGTTTGGAGCAATGCCATTGATCATCATCCACATTAGCAGCTTGTGTGGGGGAATATAGTTTAACCCCTGAAACCCATATTGTGGAGTCCCACGTTCAGCCGCAGCGCAGGGCAAGATGATGTCGCTCAGACCGCTAGACCAAATGGCCCCCCATAACGAGGGCCCTCGTTGCAGAGATGACGGGACTGGGCATATATTGGTCGCAACAGGTAGATGATGTCTGGGAATAGCAGGTAATATGAGTGTTAGTACTCTGTATTAGATAGTTCCGCTCCAGTCAAGCTTCACGAACTGCAATGGActccttctcatcttgtttgctgCAGCCTTACCAAGCTGTCGCGTTTGTCACAACAACAACGGGGAATCGGAGCCTGATAAGCATAATCATCCCTGCTTAGACTGACCCATGAGCGGGGCAAAGAGTTCTTAGATTGGCGGCTAGAAATGGGCTCCACTTTCGGTTATCATGTATCATTCTTGTATCTAGAAAAGGAGAGGGAATTAAACGAATGGCTAAAATAGGAAAGATattcaaaaaaaaaaaaaaaaaaaaaaaaaaaaaaaaaaaaaaagtaaagcATAAGAGCTCGtgtttaatattaataggctttactttataatagtGAAACACATTAGTGCCATAAgtaggtttattattagatagAAGTTCAGCCAAAAGTTGGGGTTACAGGGGCATGAGTGGCTTGGAAAGGTAAAAACAACGACGGCAGAAATCGCATTGCAAACCAACTAAGGAAGGAGCAAGAGCGGGGCGCAGCCAAGTGAGTGAGGGGGCGGGATCGACGCACTGAATCAGGCAGACATGTAGAGGCCGTCGTCTGAATAAGCCTTCCCTACTGGATAGGCTGAATGAAACCAAGGTACGGAGATTGGCTTCCAAATCTCGCTGGTGCACTTTGTGGATGCAGTTTCTTTGACCAAATCACCGCTGATCCCAATTTTATGGCGGAGCTGCCCAAGGAGCTCCCCGCCAAATGATCTTGCATTCACCGGTACATATGCACCAGTCGGAATGCCCAAAACGGAGAGTGAGTCTTGTGAAGATCCGTGACTACTGGACTGTCGTCTTACTTCACCCCCGTGCTTGAGCACTGTTGGTTGACATTAGCCCACTTAAACTCCGTTGCGCCGTTAGCTGGGTACAAAGTTCTTCCGGTCAGTAGGAGCTTGTGACATTTCAACGTGGATGTGCATAGTTGTCCAAACCCCTTGTGGGGTCACATGCTAGCATCTGAGACGAAAACGGGCAAAGAGTGCTCTGAATACTTACGTCCAAAATAACGACTTAAGAGTGGAGGAGGTAAGGAGGGGCCTGAGGAGTGTGCAGGAGGAGTTTGGGGGCGGGGGGGTAAACTATTACTATCGTGCCTTTTTCGATGGAAACAGTCATCGAGTCCTGGCTTCAAGACTATGCTTAGCTTCATCGAACATCATGCGCCTTAGGTTCAGCAATGAAGGAGATCGACCACGCCCCATTTCAATGCCCCACTGCATGGTAAAGTGCAAGGGGCCGGAATTCCTCCTCCGGGGCTCTGCGCGACGAAAGGACTTCTCGAGTGTACAAGATCACCATCGAGTGGGCACATGAAAAATTCTTTGATACGACTGAGCTGAAAAGTTCATCCGATGATGACTGTAGATCTTCGTCGATCTTAGACCACTGCGAAGTATATAATCGCTGCGTCACGCCTGGCAATATTTGCAATACAACACAGTCTTTCACAAACACATCCAATTGTTTCAAATCACAACCAGACAATCAATccaacatgaagctctcTTCGCTCCTTACATTCACCACAATAGCCATCGCTGGCACAGATGCATGGAGCTTTACAGTCTGGACCGGAAAAGACCAGCACGGAAAGAAACGCCACTACCACAGCAGTGTCGGAGATAACGACTGCTATAATTTCGACAAGGCCATCACTTCGAAGGGCGTTGGTTCTTTTGAGTTCTGCAGCTTCATTTGGACTCGTTGCTCCGTCTCAATCCATAGCGACATTGGCTGTCGGGGCAAGAAGCTTGGGTCCGCGACGGCCGCTGACAAAGGCGACTTATGGCCCACAAAGTGGTCGAAGAATACTAGTAAAGAAGCGAAGAAAATGAAGAGTTTCAGGATTCAGGGTTGCAAGGATATTCCTGTCACAGGAGGCAACTTGGATATTGCCAGCTGTAAATAATAGGCTGGGGGAAGCTGCGTGGTTGCTCCTTTTGTGACTAGCTGCTTCCCTGCGGGTTATGTGTATAGGaagcttttatataaaagggAGGAAACCAAGAAAGCCTCAAGGAATAAAGTTAGACGAAAACCATTACTATTAAGAATAGCTAAACaggcttttgcttttttatAGAAAAGTATAATTCGTGTGATATTATTGTGAACTTAGAACTTTGATGGATTAGTTATTGTATTATCTGGCATTGTgtataatatctcttattgtattaaaagaagaaaaatcCCACTGTGTTATTCTTATAAGGCAGCCCTAACCTTAACTTCAAGggtatattattaaataataataataactctaaggattataattataatttcCTACTATTTAACTCTAAACTACTTAGACTCctaatattcttatttattagaaTTACTTAAGTTAgcttataattttatatatattttatattagactatataaagaaaaagGAGTAATAAAACTAGaacccttcttgccctttagGCCCTTTAAAATAACCTAAAATTAAGTACCCaaaaggtaataattataaataaggtttaCTACTATATCTTATAACGCcactataataatatttaattataatatagttttattttaaatttatagAAACTATCTAAtttaaaaaagtaaataataatttaatttatccttaacttagatttataaggatttcctttataattatattttatagaAAAAATAGTTAATTCTCTGctaattaattatagtatattacctattaataagtattaggcttataactttataataagtattattataattaaaataattagtattagcttaaaaagataagaaaagctaaaattattttaatctaggtaattaatataaaaggtcaattaattatattatttattattaatataagctagtattattttataaattaatattaagaatataatcTCTTAGGCaattaggttattataataagttataataaataaataaatattaagcTACGTCTTAAGTAGttaaagtactttaattaatttataattaaataattaaatacttaatattagCTTCTAATtcttaatacttataaaagctattatttAACTAATTTTAAGAAATATTACAAGaaaaataagattattatactttatatacctttttatatatcttaccTACTTTAATCTCTTAATATTAGGTGCTTTAAGCCATTAAAACAGGcttataagtaataaatagaatatctaattaaatactttataacttatatttctaagaCTAAGTTTTTTTCTATCTTTTATATTACCTTTAaagctatttttattaaaagtaatatttagGGAGGTTTTAAAGAAGCTAATCTTACTTCTCTTAGCCTAAAAGCTATAGTTctaaagcttaatatatagctataaaccCTAATGCCTTCTAAGGAGGCTTTTAAActattaaccttataggCTTTAAAGACCTTAAGGATAAtccttaagacctaatattaatttaattaccttagtaattaaattaagtagtattataatagctctctaaagttaatattaagagCCTTAAAATCTCTTATAAAAGgaataatagctataatatataagaatatattattaagggCTAAGGTctaaaatctttaaaaacataaataagataattagcTAGCACTAAAGAGcaaaaataattaaattataaaaagaagaagtaataattatataagatatattataagtaattaattaaataaatattaatatataagtaatagctaaattattaagaagtagtAATTAAGGAAGGTTAAAGTAATTAGctagttaatattataatatatataataaaagtaagtataatataaaaacttataaagtagttcttaagttatttagGGAGGaatttaataagtaaaagtaaGCCTTTTAGACTTATAGGTTAAGAAATAAGGGTtaacttataagttaaagaggaaaaatataatacttacttatttataatacttacttattaattatattatataaaaataaaggtataaaattataaaccttatagaaatatataattactactaatagtaaaataattataaactttaattataatagattttataattaaattaccCTTATTAAAAAACCCTTaatttaagttttttataatagtattataattataataagttaatttataaaatctatatattacctatcttataaagaagtaataaatataaaagaactgttttatattttttattaatatatattaatatataagttaacTATAACAattctttttaataaaaaaacttatatttataataatactttaatatttattaaaaatataacttaaattaaaatattaacttatttcttttttttaagtttataagttgGCCttaaaaattatatttaaatatctctaaagtctaatataatttaagtatttattataccttagtaggcaaagctttattaagttaatattattataattagctgccttaattatagcctaaacctagctatatataacc of Fusarium oxysporum Fo47 chromosome I, complete sequence contains these proteins:
- a CDS encoding uncharacterized protein (expressed protein), yielding MKLSSLLTFTTIAIAGTDAWSFTVWTGKDQHGKKRHYHSSVGDNDCYNFDKAITSKGVGSFEFCSFIWTRCSVSIHSDIGCRGKKLGSATAADKGDLWPTKWSKNTSKEAKKMKSFRIQGCKDIPVTGGNLDIASCK